A genome region from Kiloniellales bacterium includes the following:
- the leuB gene encoding 3-isopropylmalate dehydrogenase, with the protein MASNKKLLVLPGDGIGPEVMAQVGRVADWFGSNRAIGFDLEEDLVGGAAIDAHGTPLTDTTMDKALAADAVLLGAVGGPKWDDLPFEQKPERGLLRLRKEMELFANLRPALCFAPLVEASTLKPEVVSGLDLMIVRELTGGVYFGEPRGIETLPDGQRRGVNTQVYTTNEIRRVAAVAFELARKRANKLCSVEKANVMESGVLWREEVTRLHGESYLDVELSHMYADNCAMQLVRAPKQFDVIVTDNLFGDMLSDAAAMLTGSLGMLPSASLGAADETGRRRALYEPVHGSAPDIAGRGKANPLACVLSFAMLLRYSFDQGAEADLLENAVEVVLASGKRTPDILQPGREAISTEAMGDAVLAELDRLGG; encoded by the coding sequence ATGGCGTCCAACAAGAAGCTCCTGGTCCTGCCGGGCGACGGCATCGGGCCAGAGGTCATGGCCCAGGTCGGCCGGGTCGCGGACTGGTTCGGCAGCAATCGCGCGATCGGCTTCGACCTCGAGGAGGACCTGGTCGGCGGCGCCGCGATCGACGCCCACGGCACCCCGCTCACCGATACGACCATGGACAAGGCCCTGGCCGCCGACGCCGTGCTGCTGGGCGCGGTCGGCGGGCCCAAGTGGGACGACCTGCCCTTCGAGCAGAAGCCCGAGCGCGGCCTGCTGCGCCTGCGCAAGGAGATGGAGCTCTTCGCCAACCTGCGCCCGGCGCTCTGCTTCGCGCCCCTGGTCGAGGCCTCGACCCTCAAGCCCGAGGTGGTCTCGGGCCTCGACCTCATGATCGTGCGCGAGCTGACCGGCGGGGTCTACTTCGGCGAGCCGCGCGGCATAGAGACCCTGCCCGACGGCCAGCGCCGCGGCGTCAACACCCAGGTCTACACCACGAACGAGATCCGCCGAGTCGCCGCCGTCGCCTTCGAGCTGGCCCGCAAGCGCGCGAACAAGCTCTGCTCGGTCGAGAAGGCCAACGTCATGGAATCCGGCGTGCTCTGGCGCGAAGAGGTAACCAGGCTCCACGGCGAGAGCTACCTCGACGTCGAGCTCAGCCACATGTACGCCGACAACTGCGCCATGCAGCTGGTCCGCGCGCCCAAGCAGTTCGACGTCATCGTCACCGACAACCTCTTCGGCGACATGCTCTCGGATGCCGCGGCCATGCTGACCGGCTCGCTCGGCATGCTGCCCTCGGCCTCCCTGGGCGCCGCCGACGAGACCGGCCGCCGCCGCGCGCTCTACGAGCCGGTGCACGGCTCCGCTCCCGACATCGCCGGCCGCGGCAAGGCCAATCCGCTGGCCTGCGTGCTCAGCTTCGCCATGCTGCTGCGCTATTCCTTCGACCAGGGCGCCGAGGCCGACCTCCTGGAGAACGCGGTCGAGGTCGTCCTCGCCTCCGGCAAGCGCACCCCCGACATCCTCCAGCCCGGCCGCGAGGCGATCTCCACCGAGGCCATGGGCGACGCGGTGCTGGCGGAGCTGGATCGGCTGGGGGGATAG
- a CDS encoding TetR/AcrR family transcriptional regulator, protein MTDKKKCPGPGRPRGFDPDAAVEIATKLFHERGYDGVGVAELCEAIGVKPPSLYAAFGSKLGLFERAVALYLAEGGRFMAEALSAETGLAETLRGLLLRAAETYTAGDCPPGCLVMDGASRSADPEARDLTAALKRQARSMIRDRIRRDCPREAGALADYVMVALYGLSAAARDGMSRKALRGVAAGFATELTRRLDAAD, encoded by the coding sequence ATGACCGATAAAAAAAAATGTCCAGGCCCCGGACGGCCGCGTGGTTTCGACCCGGACGCCGCGGTCGAGATCGCCACGAAGCTCTTCCACGAGCGCGGCTACGACGGCGTCGGTGTCGCCGAGCTTTGCGAGGCGATCGGGGTCAAGCCGCCGAGTCTCTACGCCGCCTTTGGCAGCAAGCTGGGCCTCTTCGAGCGGGCGGTGGCGCTCTACCTGGCGGAGGGCGGCCGCTTCATGGCCGAGGCGCTTTCGGCCGAGACCGGCCTCGCGGAGACCCTGCGCGGCCTGCTGCTTCGGGCGGCGGAGACCTATACGGCCGGGGACTGCCCGCCCGGCTGCCTGGTGATGGACGGCGCGAGCCGCTCCGCGGATCCGGAGGCCCGCGACCTGACCGCGGCCCTGAAACGCCAGGCGCGATCGATGATCCGCGACCGGATACGGCGGGACTGTCCCCGAGAGGCGGGCGCGCTCGCCGACTACGTCATGGTCGCGCTCTACGGGCTCTCTGCGGCCGCCCGCGACGGCATGTCGCGCAAGGCCCTGCGCGGAGTCGCGGCGGGCTTCGCGACCGAGCTCACCCGCCGCCTTGACGCCGCCGACTAG
- a CDS encoding DUF882 domain-containing protein, with protein sequence MLFHETTDSRPVPGRRACLRGLVGLTGGLALGALPLSGSLAAARLPEPRKLSFQSLHTGERLTATYFRDGRYDPLALAEIDELLRDWRSGEVRPMDRALLDQLAALQEALGSGGTFEVISGYRSPTTNGKLAAQSSGVAKRSLHMRGRAIDVRLSDRRLAEVHDAALRLRAGGVGLYTRSDFLHLDTGRVRRWGR encoded by the coding sequence ATGCTTTTCCATGAAACGACGGACTCACGGCCTGTTCCCGGGCGGCGGGCCTGCCTGCGCGGCCTGGTGGGACTGACCGGCGGCCTGGCGCTCGGCGCCCTTCCCCTGAGTGGTTCCTTGGCGGCGGCGCGCCTGCCGGAACCCCGCAAGCTCTCCTTCCAATCCCTGCACACCGGCGAGCGCCTGACCGCGACCTACTTCCGGGATGGCCGCTACGATCCGCTCGCCCTGGCTGAGATCGACGAGCTGTTGCGCGACTGGCGCAGCGGCGAGGTCCGGCCCATGGACCGCGCCCTTCTGGACCAGCTTGCCGCCCTGCAGGAGGCTTTGGGCAGCGGCGGCACCTTCGAGGTCATCTCCGGCTATCGCTCGCCCACGACCAACGGCAAGCTCGCCGCCCAGAGCAGCGGCGTCGCCAAGCGCAGCCTGCACATGCGTGGCCGGGCGATCGACGTCCGCCTCTCCGACCGCAGGCTCGCGGAGGTGCACGACGCCGCCCTGCGGCTGCGGGCCGGCGGCGTCGGGCTCTACACCAGGTCCGACTTTCTCCATTTGGACACCGGCCGGGTCCGCCGCTGGGGGCGCTGA
- the leuD gene encoding 3-isopropylmalate dehydratase small subunit, whose amino-acid sequence MEPFTKLTAVAAPLPMVNVDTDKIIPARYLKTIKRSGLSEGLFRDLRTDADGQPNDFVLNQPAYKGAQILVAGDNFGCGSSREHAPWALLDAGIRCVISTSFADIFYNNCFKNGILPIVVSKEELDKLMDDAERGANATLTVDLEAQTIKGPDGGSIAFEIDPWKKHCLLNGLDDIGLTMEKKPVIEAFEDGQKAAQPWLYAGA is encoded by the coding sequence ATGGAGCCTTTCACCAAGCTGACCGCGGTCGCGGCGCCGCTGCCGATGGTCAACGTCGACACCGACAAGATCATCCCGGCGCGCTACCTCAAGACCATCAAGCGCAGCGGCCTCTCCGAGGGCCTGTTCCGCGACCTGCGCACCGACGCCGACGGCCAGCCGAACGACTTCGTCCTGAATCAGCCGGCCTATAAGGGCGCGCAGATCCTGGTCGCCGGCGACAACTTCGGCTGCGGCTCCAGCCGCGAGCACGCGCCCTGGGCCCTGCTCGACGCCGGCATCCGCTGCGTCATCTCGACCAGCTTTGCCGACATCTTCTACAACAACTGCTTCAAGAACGGGATCCTGCCCATCGTCGTCTCCAAGGAGGAGCTCGACAAGCTGATGGACGACGCAGAGCGGGGCGCCAACGCGACCCTGACCGTCGACCTCGAGGCCCAGACCATCAAGGGCCCCGACGGCGGCTCCATCGCCTTCGAGATCGATCCCTGGAAGAAGCACTGCCTGCTCAACGGCCTCGACGACATCGGCCTGACGATGGAGAAGAAGCCCGTGATCGAGGCCTTCGAGGACGGGCAGAAGGCCGCCCAGCCCTGGCTCTACGCCGGGGCCTGA